The Nostoc sp. 'Peltigera membranacea cyanobiont' N6 genome contains the following window.
GGAATTATCGCCAGCACTGGGTAATATAAATAACAGATATTTACTTATTTATTTATTAGTACTACGAGTGCTTTAATGATTGAAATCCTAGCCACACTTTCTGCATCTGCGGCAGCAGGAATGAGAATAGGCATACCTTTGCTGATTATTGGATTATTGCAAGGTAGTGACTTATGGTCACAAGTTCCAATTTTATCTCACATTTCTCCACCAATATTGTTAGGCTGCCTCACCTTTTGGTCTTTATTTGAATTATTCGCCTCAAAAAAACTATGGGGGCAAAGATTGCTACAACTGGTTCAGTTATTCATGTCTCCCATCGTCGGGGCAATTATGGGTTTAGCAGTAGCTAATGCCACAGCAACACCAAACTGGCTGATTGCCTGTATTGGGGGTTCATTAGCTTTAGTACTCCAGCTAGTTCAAGTTGGTTGGTTCTATCGGTTACGTGGCTTACCCTTGTGGGCAGTGTTTCTTCAAGATACCTTGTGTATTGCTCTAGTACTTTTTGCCTTTGATGCTCCGTGGCAAGGAGGATTAATTGCTTTAATACTGCTCTGGTTTGCAGTTCGTAGCGCCAAGCAGTGGTATGACTGGTATCACTAAACCCCAACCGCACTCAGAATTGCAAGTTATTTAATCATGGTAAAATGTTGTTCGCTAGTCAAATCAGTAATTAACTCAATGAATGAATTATTGACTCGTATTACGCAAATTCCTGGTCAATGTGGGGGTCGTCCTTGCATTCGAGGGATGAGAATTAGAGTTAGTGACATTTTAGAAATGTTAGCGGAAAATGTCACCATTAGCGAAATTTTAGAAGACTTTCCCGATTTAGAACTAGAAGATATTCAAGCTTGTCTTCTGTTTGCTGCACGACGGACTGATTTTGTGCGGTTGACTGCATGAAGATTTGGATTGATGCACAGTTACCCCCGACTTTGGCAAGTTGGGTAACAAATAGTTTTGGTATAGAAGCTTTGTCGTTAAAAGATATTGGTTTCCGTGACGCTAAAGATATAGAAATTTTTGAGGCTGCAAGAATCGCCAATGTCATCATTATGACGAAAGATAGTGATTTCGTTGACTTGGTTTGTCGGCTAGGGATACCTCCTCAAATTCTTTGGTTGACTTGTGGAAATGTTACTAATCGTAATTTACATCAACTTCTGACAATTACTTTGCCTAATGCGCTGGAACAATTACGTCAAGGAGAAATGATTGTAGAAATTAGCAATTGTCGGTAAATAATAACAATATAGCAATCTGATTTGATTCTTGATAAAATCTAAGTATGTATAGGGTGCGTTAGGCTACGCAATAACACACCCTACGTATTTTTCAAAAATCAAATAGTAGTCCTATATTTACTGCAAAAGCCCAATCATGTGCAAGAAGCCGTGACCGGTAATTAGCTCGATGATTAAGGCAATAAACCCCAGCATGGCAATCCGACCATTCCAGACTTCAGCGCTAGTAGTTAGCCCCCATTCCCAACGTTCTTGGGGGTACATTTTCACCATTTTTTTCATTTGGGCAGCTTGCGAAAGCTTGAAGCTGGGGTTTTTCAGCGCATCAATCACTAAGTCTGCAAGTGCATTAATAAATACTGGATGGGTATTAGGAGCAGGAACGCGGCGGAAGTTGTGAATTCCTGATTCTTCTGCTACTTCTCGATACTCAATATCGATTTCTTGCAGTGTCTCGATATGCTCTGAGACAAAACTGATTGGCACGACAACCAAATCTTTAATACCTTGTGCGCCTAGTTCTTTGAGCGCATCTTCAGTATAGGGTTGCAGCCATTCTACTGGGCCAACGCGACTTTGGTAAGCTAAGGTGTGGGCATTGGCACGATTGAGAGTCTGCATAATTAGAGCAGTACATTCTTCAATTTCTTGCTGGTAAGGGTCGCCAGCTTCTTCAACGTAGCTTTTAGGAACGCCGTGAGCGCT
Protein-coding sequences here:
- a CDS encoding DUF433 domain-containing protein, with the translated sequence MNSMNELLTRITQIPGQCGGRPCIRGMRIRVSDILEMLAENVTISEILEDFPDLELEDIQACLLFAARRTDFVRLTA
- the hemH gene encoding ferrochelatase, encoding MGRVGVLLLNLGGPDKLEDVGPFLYNLFSDPEIIRLPFRWLQKPLAWFIASRRTRTSQENYKQIGGGSPLRRITEAQGEALKEQLAYLGQEADIYVGMRYWHPYTEEAIAQITQDNVEHLVILPLYPQFSISTSGSSFRLLDKLWQEDPKLQPIEYTVIPSWYKQPGYLQAMAELIAQELEQYPNPDEVHIFFSAHGVPKSYVEEAGDPYQQEIEECTALIMQTLNRANAHTLAYQSRVGPVEWLQPYTEDALKELGAQGIKDLVVVPISFVSEHIETLQEIDIEYREVAEESGIHNFRRVPAPNTHPVFINALADLVIDALKNPSFKLSQAAQMKKMVKMYPQERWEWGLTTSAEVWNGRIAMLGFIALIIELITGHGFLHMIGLLQ
- a CDS encoding DUF4126 domain-containing protein gives rise to the protein MIEILATLSASAAAGMRIGIPLLIIGLLQGSDLWSQVPILSHISPPILLGCLTFWSLFELFASKKLWGQRLLQLVQLFMSPIVGAIMGLAVANATATPNWLIACIGGSLALVLQLVQVGWFYRLRGLPLWAVFLQDTLCIALVLFAFDAPWQGGLIALILLWFAVRSAKQWYDWYH
- a CDS encoding DUF5615 family PIN-like protein: MKIWIDAQLPPTLASWVTNSFGIEALSLKDIGFRDAKDIEIFEAARIANVIIMTKDSDFVDLVCRLGIPPQILWLTCGNVTNRNLHQLLTITLPNALEQLRQGEMIVEISNCR